The Nocardioides panzhihuensis genome has a segment encoding these proteins:
- a CDS encoding GTP-binding protein, with the protein MTTDSKQATMSAKIVIAGGFGVGKTTFVGSVSEIVPLTTEAVMTQATAGVDDLSAVPNKKTTTVAMDFGRVSLDSDLILYLFGTPGQNRFWFMWDDLTQGAIGAVVLIDTRRLADSFGAIDYFESRNVPFVVAHNVFGANQAYKPEQIREALALRPDIPIVTCDARDRQSTKATLISLVEYVLSMVSTRALQ; encoded by the coding sequence GTGACCACCGACTCCAAGCAGGCGACAATGTCTGCGAAGATCGTCATCGCCGGCGGGTTCGGCGTTGGTAAGACGACCTTCGTGGGTTCCGTCTCGGAGATCGTTCCGCTGACGACCGAGGCTGTGATGACGCAGGCGACCGCCGGCGTCGACGACCTCTCCGCAGTGCCGAACAAGAAGACCACCACGGTCGCGATGGACTTCGGCCGGGTCTCCCTCGACTCCGATCTGATCCTCTACCTGTTCGGGACCCCCGGTCAGAACCGGTTCTGGTTCATGTGGGACGACCTGACCCAGGGTGCCATCGGCGCTGTGGTGCTCATCGACACCCGTCGTCTCGCCGACTCTTTCGGTGCTATCGACTACTTCGAGTCCCGCAACGTGCCGTTCGTCGTCGCCCACAACGTCTTCGGCGCCAACCAGGCCTACAAGCCGGAGCAGATCCGTGAGGCTCTGGCTCTGCGCCCGGACATCCCGATCGTCACCTGTGACGCCCGCGACCGCCAGTCGACCAAGGCGACGCTGATCTCGCTCGTCGAGTACGTCCTCTCCATGGTCTCCACGCGCGCTCTGCAGTAA
- a CDS encoding DUF742 domain-containing protein, whose translation MSNHASEPPPLVRPYALTRGRTQPKRVFPIEALVITDRYVIDGYVRSPEERTIAELCRESRSVAEVAALIRVPLGVARVLIGDLAERGVVQVHASKVPDAPDTALLERVLSGLRKL comes from the coding sequence GTGAGCAACCACGCATCCGAACCGCCGCCGCTGGTCAGGCCGTATGCCCTGACCCGTGGCCGCACGCAACCCAAGCGCGTCTTCCCGATAGAAGCTCTGGTGATCACGGACCGTTACGTGATCGACGGCTACGTCCGGTCGCCCGAGGAGCGGACGATCGCAGAGCTTTGCCGCGAGAGCCGTTCCGTCGCTGAGGTGGCGGCGCTCATCCGGGTGCCCCTGGGTGTCGCCCGAGTCCTGATCGGTGACCTTGCGGAGCGCGGCGTGGTGCAGGTGCACGCCAGCAAGGTCCCGGACGCCCCGGACACCGCTCTCCTCGAGCGCGTGCTGTCCGGCCTGAGGAAGCTTTGA
- a CDS encoding roadblock/LC7 domain-containing protein, with the protein MTTAPAGLDWLVDSLTQRTPDIAHAILVSADGMPMASSVDFPPDRADQLSAIASGLTSLTQGAARCFAAGNVQQMVIEMDGGYLVLMAVGEGSSLAALAAPDCDLGQVGYQMQLLISRVATALTPDTRTGA; encoded by the coding sequence GTGACAACGGCCCCCGCAGGACTGGACTGGCTTGTCGACAGCCTGACCCAGCGCACCCCTGACATCGCTCACGCGATCTTGGTGTCGGCTGATGGCATGCCGATGGCCAGCTCCGTCGACTTCCCCCCGGACCGGGCCGACCAGCTCTCGGCGATCGCCTCCGGTCTCACCAGTCTTACCCAGGGAGCAGCTCGGTGCTTCGCGGCGGGTAATGTCCAGCAGATGGTCATCGAGATGGACGGTGGCTATCTGGTCCTCATGGCGGTTGGTGAGGGCTCCAGCCTTGCTGCCCTTGCCGCCCCCGACTGCGATCTGGGACAGGTTGGCTACCAGATGCAGCTGTTGATCTCGCGTGTTGCCACCGCCCTCACCCCCGATACCAGAACCGGCGCCTGA
- a CDS encoding nitrate- and nitrite sensing domain-containing protein, with protein MLLVPTIAAMVFGGLSISRALSAQAEARQAETVAQALPDTYNLAINVLFERDGALAGVPEVVMRPLQQTTDESIEAWSAKAKEIDAGDDKDLENSIVEIQQALNGIDDLRAQIQEKDTQVEAQLAYTDVMNNLFGISAQMPTLEDDEVFSKISAISNVRSASEAMGVERAIMMKALNEKAAREARGETNPDVLSDAQFADLARAEAKWRLSTADYYLKTSDEIRQVLDELTGETTTEGSIGAPAHRVVNQVISSGSIDRVKMTPDQYTEASTEFIRGLQKLIVQTAEEISADVAQIKSDASRDAIIIGLLVLGVLIFALAVGLVAARSILSPLSQLRRLAYNLANHDLPERVAYMNQAEGPVDTHVEPLDIARRDEIGDVADAFDAVHVEAIRLAGEQAELRTNVDKMFMNLSRRSQSLVERQLQLIDQLEANEQDPDDLANLFRLDHLATRMRRNDESLLVLAGGEIGHAARGPVPVLDVLRAAASEIEQFARVDIDSDENAEFEGAIAGDLVHLLAELIENATNFSPPDTAVTIRTFRAGPAAPLLVEIEDLGIGMTPEELDAANLKLRRATGLDADVARMMGLVVVARLAARHGLYIELVPNRPRGVVARVEMPVTTIVGAHAVEAPSGQQQGFDAYAFQQGGYGQQAGGYPGTGELPYEMQYGMPAYDAQPHTGGNPYDVPVGALPAPEAPMASAAAPPALPSRTPGASNHPNLSGGGSAGLAQQGGNGQSGQHNGFGQTGTQTGQQPAYGGVPPMPGDPGFEPHTARTGTFPAQPQQFSGSQQQFGGDPFGSNQPSAPQQNPSGPQQNFLSNMLPVRKAEDLAARFPDGRFDPSTETGELPRRDPGGQGGSPFGTDTGAFRTFERPNERTTPRTPPPGFGPDDDPFGPAGDAIAPGPMGPMAPEPTNSPNPLDSTTEVPILDDEGSSIFDDLQSEWFTRRRPLGARRAMEAKGDPLSDPIAAPAAKADTGAKARDAAAAAAPAAAPVEEPVAQDDEPTTPTSWSSPGDEGWRRAQELEQLQEQEPATVTQGGLPVRVPGQNLIPGAAPAVTPPASGPRNMDARRTRGLSSFQKGVSRARNNPAEAESNPEGEEQQ; from the coding sequence GTGCTGCTCGTCCCGACCATCGCGGCGATGGTGTTCGGTGGATTGAGCATTTCGCGCGCCCTCTCCGCCCAGGCGGAAGCACGCCAGGCCGAGACCGTCGCCCAGGCGCTGCCTGACACCTACAACCTCGCGATCAACGTCCTCTTCGAGCGTGATGGTGCGCTCGCGGGTGTTCCCGAGGTCGTCATGCGGCCGCTGCAGCAGACGACCGACGAGTCGATCGAGGCGTGGAGCGCCAAGGCGAAGGAGATCGACGCCGGCGACGACAAGGACCTCGAGAACAGCATCGTCGAGATCCAGCAGGCGCTGAACGGGATCGACGACCTGCGTGCGCAGATCCAGGAGAAGGACACCCAGGTCGAGGCCCAGCTGGCCTACACCGACGTGATGAACAACCTCTTCGGCATCTCGGCGCAGATGCCGACGTTGGAGGACGACGAGGTCTTCTCGAAGATCTCTGCGATCAGCAACGTGCGCTCCGCCTCAGAGGCCATGGGCGTCGAGCGCGCCATCATGATGAAGGCGCTGAACGAGAAGGCTGCTCGCGAGGCCAGGGGGGAGACCAACCCCGACGTCCTCTCCGACGCCCAGTTCGCCGACCTCGCCCGTGCCGAGGCCAAGTGGCGCCTGTCCACGGCCGACTACTACCTGAAGACGTCCGACGAGATCCGTCAGGTGCTCGACGAGCTGACGGGCGAGACGACCACCGAAGGCTCGATCGGGGCGCCCGCGCACCGAGTCGTCAACCAGGTGATCTCCAGCGGGAGCATCGACCGGGTCAAGATGACCCCGGACCAGTACACCGAGGCCAGCACGGAGTTCATCCGTGGTCTGCAGAAGCTGATCGTCCAGACCGCGGAGGAGATCAGCGCCGACGTCGCGCAGATCAAGTCCGACGCGAGCCGTGACGCCATCATCATCGGCCTGCTGGTCCTCGGCGTTCTGATCTTCGCCCTCGCCGTCGGCCTGGTCGCTGCCCGCTCCATCCTGTCGCCGCTGAGCCAGCTGCGTCGTCTGGCCTACAACCTGGCCAACCACGACCTGCCTGAGCGAGTCGCTTACATGAACCAGGCCGAAGGCCCGGTCGACACCCATGTCGAGCCCCTGGACATCGCTCGCCGAGACGAGATCGGTGACGTCGCGGACGCGTTCGACGCGGTCCACGTCGAGGCGATCCGACTGGCCGGCGAGCAGGCCGAGCTGCGTACGAACGTCGACAAGATGTTCATGAACCTCTCGCGCCGTTCGCAGAGCCTCGTCGAGCGTCAGCTCCAGCTCATCGACCAGCTCGAGGCAAACGAGCAGGACCCCGACGACCTCGCGAACCTGTTCCGCCTGGACCACCTCGCCACCCGAATGCGCCGCAACGACGAGTCCCTCCTGGTTCTCGCCGGCGGCGAGATCGGCCATGCTGCTCGTGGACCGGTCCCGGTCCTCGACGTGCTCCGCGCCGCGGCCTCCGAGATCGAGCAGTTCGCCCGGGTCGACATCGACTCCGACGAGAACGCCGAGTTCGAGGGTGCGATCGCGGGTGACCTCGTGCACCTTCTCGCGGAGCTGATCGAGAACGCCACCAACTTCTCCCCGCCCGACACCGCGGTCACGATCCGCACCTTCCGCGCCGGACCGGCCGCGCCGCTGCTGGTCGAGATCGAGGACCTCGGCATCGGCATGACGCCGGAGGAGCTCGACGCGGCCAACCTGAAGCTGCGCCGCGCGACCGGCCTCGACGCCGACGTCGCCCGGATGATGGGTCTGGTCGTGGTCGCGCGCCTGGCGGCGCGTCACGGCCTCTACATCGAGCTCGTGCCCAACCGTCCCCGCGGTGTGGTCGCACGCGTCGAGATGCCGGTCACCACCATCGTCGGCGCCCACGCCGTCGAGGCCCCGTCGGGCCAGCAGCAGGGCTTCGACGCCTACGCCTTCCAGCAGGGCGGCTACGGCCAGCAGGCCGGCGGTTACCCGGGCACCGGCGAGCTTCCCTACGAGATGCAGTACGGGATGCCGGCCTACGACGCCCAGCCGCATACCGGTGGCAACCCCTACGACGTGCCTGTCGGTGCTCTTCCGGCGCCCGAGGCGCCCATGGCCTCCGCCGCAGCGCCCCCGGCGCTGCCGAGCCGTACGCCCGGCGCCTCCAACCACCCCAACCTCTCCGGTGGCGGTTCGGCGGGTCTCGCGCAGCAGGGCGGCAACGGTCAGTCCGGCCAGCACAACGGCTTCGGTCAGACCGGCACGCAGACGGGTCAGCAGCCCGCCTACGGTGGCGTCCCGCCGATGCCGGGTGACCCGGGCTTCGAGCCGCACACCGCACGCACGGGCACCTTCCCGGCGCAGCCGCAGCAGTTCAGCGGCAGCCAGCAGCAGTTCGGTGGAGACCCGTTCGGCTCCAACCAGCCGTCGGCACCGCAGCAGAACCCGAGCGGTCCGCAGCAGAACTTCCTCTCCAACATGCTCCCGGTCCGCAAGGCCGAGGACCTGGCCGCGCGCTTCCCCGACGGTCGCTTCGACCCGAGCACCGAGACCGGCGAGCTCCCTCGCCGCGACCCGGGCGGGCAGGGTGGCAGCCCGTTCGGCACCGACACCGGTGCGTTCCGCACCTTCGAGCGTCCCAACGAGCGCACCACGCCGCGTACGCCCCCGCCGGGCTTCGGTCCCGACGACGACCCGTTCGGTCCTGCCGGTGACGCGATCGCCCCGGGACCGATGGGCCCGATGGCTCCGGAGCCGACCAACTCGCCGAACCCGCTCGACTCGACCACCGAGGTTCCGATCCTCGACGACGAGGGAAGCTCGATCTTCGACGACCTCCAGTCCGAGTGGTTCACCCGCCGTCGCCCGCTGGGCGCGCGCCGGGCGATGGAGGCCAAGGGCGACCCGCTCAGCGACCCGATCGCTGCTCCGGCCGCCAAGGCCGACACCGGTGCCAAGGCCCGCGACGCCGCTGCTGCGGCCGCCCCGGCGGCTGCGCCCGTCGAGGAGCCGGTCGCTCAGGACGACGAGCCGACCACGCCGACGAGCTGGTCCTCGCCGGGCGACGAGGGTTGGCGCCGGGCGCAGGAGCTGGAGCAGCTGCAGGAGCAGGAGCCGGCGACGGTGACCCAAGGTGGCCTCCCGGTGCGTGTCCCGGGTCAGAACCTGATCCCAGGTGCGGCCCCGGCCGTCACCCCACCGGCTTCAGGTCCGCGTAATATGGACGCTCGCCGCACCCGTGGCCTGTCCAGCTTCCAGAAGGGCGTCAGCCGCGCCCGCAACAACCCCGCTGAGGCGGAAAGCAACCCCGAAGGTGAGGAGCAGCAGTGA
- a CDS encoding cold shock domain-containing protein → MPTGKVKWFDATKGFGFLSQDDGPDVYVHADALPEGTAKTLKAGTRVEFGIAQGRRGEQALSVTVLERAPSVAGRQRAAKRRNPEEMELIVENVIKLLDDIRDGYAQGRPPTRELAKKVSPALRQIADEFEL, encoded by the coding sequence GTGCCTACTGGCAAGGTCAAGTGGTTCGACGCCACCAAGGGCTTCGGGTTTCTGTCACAGGACGACGGTCCGGACGTGTACGTCCACGCCGACGCGCTCCCTGAGGGCACTGCCAAGACCTTGAAGGCCGGCACTCGGGTCGAGTTCGGCATCGCCCAGGGGCGCCGTGGTGAGCAGGCGCTCTCGGTGACCGTCCTGGAGCGCGCGCCTTCCGTCGCCGGGCGCCAGCGGGCCGCCAAGCGCCGCAACCCCGAGGAGATGGAGCTGATCGTCGAGAACGTGATCAAGCTCCTCGACGACATCCGGGACGGCTACGCCCAAGGTCGCCCGCCCACGCGGGAGCTGGCGAAGAAGGTCTCCCCCGCGCTGCGGCAGATCGCCGACGAGTTCGAGCTCTGA
- a CDS encoding M50 family metallopeptidase, with amino-acid sequence MREFWDTITATQTVPEAPWLIGAGFVALVLVVWRGSWRTVRLGVTVVHEAGHAVVAVLAGRRLSGIKLHSDTSGVTLSRGKPTGPGMVAMLAAGYLAPALLGLLSATMLAAGHALGLLWLLVAAMLVLLLWVRNGYGLLVLLVFGAALGAISWYADGRLQTIVATLVTWLLLLASPRPLLELLGRGERGRRGSDPDQLAGLTGIPSVLWILVLLAVNLAGLVVGVQTLIPDLSWI; translated from the coding sequence GTGAGGGAGTTCTGGGACACGATCACCGCGACCCAGACCGTCCCCGAAGCGCCTTGGCTGATCGGCGCCGGGTTCGTCGCCCTGGTGCTGGTCGTGTGGCGTGGGAGCTGGCGCACCGTACGCCTCGGCGTCACCGTCGTCCACGAGGCCGGCCACGCCGTGGTCGCGGTCCTGGCGGGAAGGCGCCTGTCCGGGATCAAGCTCCACTCCGACACCTCGGGCGTCACCCTCTCGCGAGGCAAGCCGACCGGGCCGGGGATGGTGGCGATGCTCGCCGCCGGCTATCTCGCGCCGGCACTCCTCGGTCTGCTGAGCGCGACCATGCTGGCCGCCGGCCACGCCCTGGGACTGCTGTGGCTCCTGGTGGCGGCGATGCTCGTGCTCCTGCTGTGGGTCCGCAACGGCTACGGCCTCCTCGTCCTGCTGGTGTTCGGGGCCGCGCTGGGCGCGATCAGCTGGTACGCCGACGGCCGCCTCCAGACGATCGTCGCCACCTTGGTGACCTGGCTGCTCCTGCTCGCCTCGCCGCGGCCGCTCCTCGAGCTTCTCGGCCGCGGCGAGCGAGGCCGGCGTGGCTCCGACCCCGACCAGCTCGCCGGTCTGACCGGCATCCCGTCGGTGCTCTGGATCCTCGTCCTGCTGGCCGTGAACCTCGCCGGCCTGGTGGTCGGCGTGCAGACTCTGATCCCCGACCTGAGCTGGATCTAG
- the larE gene encoding ATP-dependent sacrificial sulfur transferase LarE, translating to MSDLDQRLSALEADLKSRGSVLVAFSGGADSAFLLAAATRALTSDNVAAATGYSHSLPVAERDPAAEFARSLGVRLVTPQTHEMEREGYRANGTDRCFFCKAELLDTLIPLAGELGLAHVATGTNADDAIEGLNGLRPGIRAAAERGAITPLKDAGLTKAQIREASRRWGLPTWDKPAAACLSSRIAYGLEVTPRRLARVERAEQGVRGVLASHGHDAARVDLRVRDHGEKAMVELSASLLPLEPHHADEVLKTVTDAGFTAVEIDPRGFRSGSMNQKAAK from the coding sequence GTGTCCGACCTCGATCAACGGCTCAGCGCTCTCGAAGCGGATCTCAAGTCTCGGGGAAGCGTGCTGGTCGCCTTCTCCGGAGGCGCAGACAGCGCTTTCCTGCTGGCGGCCGCGACGAGGGCTCTGACCAGCGACAACGTCGCCGCCGCGACCGGCTACTCCCACAGTCTCCCGGTCGCGGAGCGGGACCCGGCCGCGGAGTTCGCCAGGAGCCTCGGCGTACGCCTCGTCACCCCGCAGACCCATGAGATGGAGCGGGAGGGCTATCGGGCCAACGGCACCGATCGGTGCTTCTTCTGCAAGGCGGAGCTGCTCGACACCCTGATCCCGCTGGCCGGCGAGCTCGGTCTGGCCCATGTGGCCACCGGCACCAACGCCGACGACGCGATCGAGGGGCTCAACGGTCTCCGCCCCGGCATCCGCGCGGCCGCCGAGCGTGGCGCGATCACCCCGCTCAAGGACGCCGGACTGACGAAGGCACAGATCCGCGAGGCCTCGCGTCGCTGGGGGCTGCCGACCTGGGACAAGCCGGCCGCTGCCTGTCTCTCGAGCCGGATCGCCTACGGCCTCGAGGTCACGCCACGAAGGCTCGCGCGCGTGGAGAGAGCAGAGCAGGGCGTACGCGGCGTCCTGGCCTCCCACGGCCACGACGCCGCCAGGGTGGATCTGCGAGTCCGGGACCACGGGGAGAAGGCCATGGTGGAGCTGTCGGCTAGCCTCCTGCCTCTCGAACCCCACCATGCCGACGAGGTGCTCAAGACCGTGACCGACGCAGGATTCACCGCCGTGGAGATCGACCCACGCGGTTTCCGCTCCGGATCGATGAACCAGAAGGCGGCCAAGTGA
- a CDS encoding nitrate- and nitrite sensing domain-containing protein: protein MTNMLAKPPTRQPAAKAIWAMRVLLVLAVLTAITAGVLGYLGVSRATEQAAATQRAEALAEALALTFELAAALGFERDGALAGVPPVVSRPLQETTDLAAEAWRTGVRDIDSGEDEELDATLDQIDRALVDIDDLRTQAREPGDEAQQRYTDLVNDLFGIAAHLPEVTGEQTASMIEALGSVPEAWESLSQERLLMTTFLFEAQRPGTQRLGEKELASLVEAEAGVRSSLADFYEKTSDQQREALDGLTQDTATEGAVGVPAHQIVNQVIAESGADSSAAAPDVYVASSTEFMRGLQEVLRASVQEIVEDLRVERDEGTRAALTAVVLTVAVVGLLVVLSIVLAIVLVVLASRRRSAVATGVRR from the coding sequence ATGACCAACATGCTGGCAAAGCCGCCGACCCGTCAGCCCGCCGCGAAGGCCATATGGGCGATGCGGGTCCTCTTGGTCCTGGCGGTGCTCACCGCGATCACGGCAGGCGTTCTCGGCTACCTGGGTGTCTCCCGAGCGACCGAACAGGCGGCCGCCACCCAGCGGGCCGAGGCACTCGCTGAGGCTCTGGCGCTCACCTTCGAGCTCGCGGCCGCGTTGGGCTTCGAGCGTGATGGGGCCCTGGCCGGCGTTCCCCCGGTGGTGAGCAGACCGTTGCAGGAGACGACTGACCTCGCGGCAGAGGCCTGGCGTACCGGCGTACGGGACATCGACAGCGGTGAGGACGAGGAGCTCGACGCGACGCTCGATCAGATCGATCGGGCCCTCGTCGACATCGACGACCTGCGTACGCAGGCCCGCGAGCCCGGCGACGAGGCGCAGCAGCGATACACCGACCTGGTGAACGACCTGTTCGGCATCGCCGCCCACCTGCCGGAGGTCACGGGTGAGCAGACCGCGTCCATGATCGAGGCGCTGGGCAGCGTCCCGGAGGCATGGGAGTCGCTGAGTCAGGAGCGCCTGCTCATGACGACCTTCCTGTTCGAGGCACAGAGGCCCGGGACGCAGCGGCTCGGCGAGAAGGAGCTCGCGTCCCTGGTCGAGGCCGAGGCCGGGGTGCGGAGCTCGCTCGCAGACTTCTACGAGAAGACCTCCGACCAGCAGCGGGAGGCGCTCGACGGGCTGACCCAGGACACGGCCACCGAAGGAGCGGTCGGTGTCCCTGCGCATCAGATCGTCAACCAGGTCATCGCCGAGAGCGGCGCCGACTCGTCCGCCGCTGCTCCGGACGTCTACGTCGCGTCCAGCACGGAGTTCATGCGGGGTCTGCAGGAGGTGCTCCGGGCCTCGGTTCAGGAGATCGTCGAGGACCTACGGGTCGAGCGCGACGAGGGGACCCGAGCCGCGCTGACCGCGGTCGTCCTCACCGTCGCGGTCGTGGGTCTCCTGGTCGTGCTCAGCATCGTGCTTGCGATCGTGCTGGTCGTCCTGGCCTCGCGGCGCCGATCCGCGGTGGCCACTGGAGTACGCCGATAG
- the lepB gene encoding signal peptidase I, translated as MGAEREASVKSGRRSRGTLGSLVEILIIAVSAILLTVVIKTFLAQAFYIPSESMEPGLKVNDRVLVEKPSYWMGGAPERGDVVVFADPGNWLSTNQVPPAPTGFKAVLAKIGLYPSGDHLVKRVIGVGGDTVECCESGRIVVNGTPLDASSFIAPSATCDGPMAQDNGSYVRGGCRGWKAVVPEGRLFVMGDNRANSADSSFHLCSPERQRSGDEACASAFVAVSDVVGRVAVVFWPTDRFGLEHRPETFDSVD; from the coding sequence ATGGGGGCAGAGCGGGAGGCGTCGGTGAAGTCGGGCCGACGGTCGAGAGGCACTCTGGGCTCGCTCGTCGAGATCTTGATCATCGCGGTCTCGGCGATCCTGCTCACGGTCGTCATCAAGACCTTCCTCGCCCAGGCGTTCTACATCCCCTCGGAGTCGATGGAGCCCGGGCTGAAGGTCAACGACCGGGTGCTGGTCGAGAAGCCCTCCTACTGGATGGGCGGCGCCCCTGAGCGCGGCGACGTGGTCGTCTTCGCCGATCCCGGCAACTGGCTCTCGACCAACCAGGTCCCTCCCGCGCCGACCGGCTTCAAGGCCGTGCTCGCCAAGATCGGGCTCTACCCGTCCGGCGACCACCTGGTGAAGCGGGTCATCGGAGTCGGCGGCGACACCGTGGAGTGCTGCGAGTCGGGTCGCATCGTGGTCAACGGCACTCCTCTGGACGCGTCCTCGTTCATCGCCCCGTCCGCCACCTGCGACGGTCCGATGGCGCAGGACAACGGCTCCTATGTCCGGGGCGGCTGCCGGGGCTGGAAGGCCGTCGTCCCCGAGGGCCGGCTCTTCGTGATGGGCGACAACCGCGCCAACTCCGCCGACTCGTCCTTCCACCTGTGCAGCCCCGAACGCCAGAGGTCTGGCGACGAGGCCTGCGCGAGCGCCTTCGTAGCCGTCTCCGACGTCGTCGGACGCGTAGCCGTCGTCTTCTGGCCCACCGACCGCTTCGGCCTCGAGCACCGTCCCGAGACCTTCGACTCCGTCGACTGA
- a CDS encoding RDD family protein, producing the protein MSVAGLQAPSVEAAIAEPDRRFYAFAIDRVIAWTIFAAAGFVAWLIFLRDGDTLPGVALIAGVVLVVWLVGTVLTGSGGKTPGKVALGLRVVSDDSGTAGRPIGVGKAFVRQALLGLCTIPTLGIGTATFAWVAAMDERGRRQSWHDRRAGSVVVDVRPPAVVETEEEAPAPRRIVNLTTMRLKQAEATPEAAERPQTPSAPTQSPAEQAAADQAAAAQAAARAAAEAQAAPTQFPAPIARQGSAPALPTPTPPAPPAPAPTPAPPAPPVPAAVQPAPPAPPAPAPQPAVTARWRVTFDTGQSFLVEGLAIVGRGPEPRPGEEVAHRVALSSSDMSLSKTHAQFQVAADGTLVVMDRGSTNGTTLIRKGAARALGARRPAALVNGDKVKFGDRTMDVVREA; encoded by the coding sequence ATGAGTGTTGCCGGCCTCCAGGCCCCGTCGGTCGAGGCCGCGATCGCGGAGCCGGATCGCCGGTTCTACGCCTTCGCCATCGACCGGGTGATCGCCTGGACGATCTTCGCCGCAGCGGGGTTCGTCGCCTGGCTGATCTTCCTCCGCGACGGAGACACGCTGCCCGGGGTCGCACTGATCGCGGGCGTGGTGCTGGTGGTCTGGTTGGTCGGCACCGTACTCACCGGCTCCGGTGGCAAGACGCCGGGGAAGGTGGCCCTCGGCCTCCGCGTGGTCAGCGATGACTCCGGGACCGCGGGCCGCCCGATCGGCGTAGGCAAGGCGTTCGTACGCCAGGCTCTGCTCGGTCTCTGCACCATCCCGACGCTCGGCATCGGCACGGCAACCTTCGCCTGGGTCGCCGCGATGGACGAGCGCGGTCGTCGTCAGAGCTGGCACGATCGTCGTGCGGGCTCGGTCGTGGTCGACGTACGTCCTCCGGCCGTCGTCGAGACCGAGGAAGAGGCTCCGGCACCGCGTCGCATCGTGAACCTCACGACGATGCGTCTGAAGCAGGCCGAGGCGACTCCGGAGGCGGCCGAGCGGCCGCAGACCCCGTCGGCCCCGACCCAGAGCCCCGCGGAGCAAGCCGCTGCGGATCAGGCAGCGGCAGCGCAGGCCGCGGCGCGGGCCGCGGCCGAGGCTCAGGCAGCCCCGACCCAGTTCCCGGCCCCGATCGCTCGACAAGGGTCGGCTCCAGCGCTGCCGACGCCTACGCCGCCCGCACCGCCTGCGCCCGCACCCACGCCCGCACCACCTGCCCCGCCGGTCCCGGCCGCGGTGCAGCCCGCCCCACCCGCGCCCCCGGCACCCGCTCCGCAGCCCGCGGTGACGGCTCGCTGGCGGGTCACCTTCGACACCGGTCAGAGCTTCTTGGTCGAGGGCCTCGCCATCGTCGGCCGCGGCCCCGAGCCGCGACCGGGCGAGGAGGTCGCCCACCGAGTGGCTCTCTCCTCGAGCGACATGTCCTTGTCCAAGACCCACGCCCAGTTCCAGGTCGCCGCCGACGGCACCCTCGTGGTCATGGACCGCGGTTCCACCAACGGCACCACCCTGATCCGCAAGGGTGCGGCGCGAGCTCTCGGTGCCCGCCGCCCGGCCGCGCTCGTCAACGGCGACAAGGTCAAGTTCGGCGACCGCACCATGGACGTGGTCCGGGAGGCCTGA